The following proteins are encoded in a genomic region of Triticum dicoccoides isolate Atlit2015 ecotype Zavitan chromosome 1B, WEW_v2.0, whole genome shotgun sequence:
- the LOC119310253 gene encoding nuclear transcription factor Y subunit C-3-like, translated as MRISRPYSGVSRSGATARTGPHALPLARIKKIMKRSAGDGSGGDGAGARMISGEAPVVFSRACELFVAELTQAAWAATLEGRRRTVHAEDVAAAVRDTDLFDFLVDVVKPRLGDDGVDAADGEGRVAPGAGVHGGALD; from the coding sequence ATGAGGATTTCGAGGCCGTACTCGGGGGTGTCCAGAAGCGGGGCGACGGCGAGGACGGGGCCGCACGCGCTGCCGCTGGCGCGGATCAAGAAGATCATGAAGCGGTCCGCGGGggacggcagcggcggcgacggcgccgggGCGAGGATGATCTCGGGCGAGGCGCCCGTGGTGTTCTCCAGGGCGTGCGAGCTGTTCGTCGCCGAGCTGACGCAGGCCGCCTGGGCCGCCACGCTCGAGGGCCGGCGCCGGACCGTGCACGCCGaggacgtcgccgccgccgtcagggACACCGACCTCTtcgacttcctcgtcgacgtcgTCAAGCCCAGGCTAGGTGACGATGGCGTCGATGCCGCGGACGGCGAAGGCCGGGTCGCGCCGGGCGCCGGTGTCCACGGGGGCGCGCTCGACTAG
- the LOC119349155 gene encoding pre-mRNA cleavage factor Im 25 kDa subunit 2-like — MVGTPSSPVVNVYPLANYTFGTKEAKMEKDTSVADRLARMKVNYMKEGMRTSVEAILLVQEHNHPHILLLQIGNTFCKLPGGRLKPGESEIEGLKRKLCSKLAVNSPSFPPNWQVGECVAEWWRPNFETVMYPYCPPHITKPKECKKLFIVHLTEREYFAVPRNLKLLAVPLFELYDNVQRYGPVISTIPQQLSRFQFNMVSS, encoded by the exons ATGGTGGGCACTCCGTCCTCGCCGGTGGTGAACGTGTACCCGCTCGCCAACTACACGTTCGGCACCAAGGAGGCCAAGATGGAGAAGGACACCTCCGTCGCCGACCGCCTCGCTCGCATGAAGGTCAA CTACATGAAAGAAGGAATGCGAACAAGTGTTGAAGCAATCCTATTG GTGCAAGAGCACAACCACCCCCACATACTGTTGTTGCAAATTGGAAACACATTTTGCAAACTTCCCGGTGGACGGTTGAAGCCTGGAGAAAGTG AAATTGAGGGCCTGAAAAGGAAGCTGTGCAGCAAGCTTGCAGTTAACTCACCTTCCTTTCCACCTAACTGGCAG GTTGGAGAGTGTGTTGCTGAATGGTGGAGGCCAAACTTTGAAACCGTGATGTATCCTTACTGCCCTCCACATATAACAAAGCCCAAG GAGTGCAAGAAGCTTTTCATTGTTCACCTAACTGAAAGGGAGTATTTCGCTGTTCCAAGGAACTTGAAGCTACTTGCTGTTCCACTGTTTGAACTATATGACAATGTTCAG CGGTACGGACCAGTGATTTCCACCATCCCGCAGCAGCTGTCCAGGTTCCAGTTCAACATGGTGAGCTCGTAA